TTGCCTGAACATTGGCAAAAAGAATATCCTCAGCTCATTGCTAACGCTGATATCCCCGTCATTGTGCGGCCACTGTATGCCGTTTGGTTGCAAAACAGTGATCAACAACCATTGATTCGACAGCTATTAAAAACCCCTATAAATAACGCAACACAAAGCACTACACAGGATTAAGCGGCGGTGACTGAGGACGTGCTCGGCGGTTTAAATAAAACGCGCTCATCAACTTCTGAATCGCAATAAAGCTAAATAGCAAAATGCCGATGACAATCTTGGTCCACCATGAACTGAGTGTGCCGTCAAAGGTGATATAGCTCTGTATCAAGCCCTGAATGAGTACGCCAAACAGAGTCCCAAAGACAGTTCCGACGCCGCCAGTGAGTAATGTTCCACCGATAACAACAGCCGCAATCGCATCTAACTCAACACCGCTGGCTGCCAATGCATACCCTGCAGAGGTATAGAGCGAGAATACAATGCCTGATAAGGCAGCGAGAGTACTCGATAACATATAGATTTTGATGGTGGTTTTTCTAACTGGAACTCCCATCAACGCAGCGGAAACACTGTTACCCCCAATCGCATAGACGTTATGGCCAAAACGTGTTCGGTGAGCCAGCAGAACGCCAAATACCACCACCATTAACATGATGAAGGCCAGTAAGGTGAATCGCCCTCCACCTGGGATCTTCCAAGCAAAATTCGCTAATGTACCGTAAAGCGGGTGGTCAATAGGAATAGACTCTTCGGATACGATAAAACTCATGCCCCGCACGAAGAACATCCCAGCTAAGGTGATAATAAACGCAGGGAGTTTTAGGTAATCAATAATCCAACCCATCAATCCCCCAAACATCGCTCCCATAAACAACACAATCACAAAGGCATATGCGGGATGAATGCCATATGTGCCGATCAATTTCGCCAGCAATACACCTGTGAACGCAATCACTGAGCCGACAGATAAATCGATACCGCCGGATAAAATAACGAAAGTCATCCCTACCGCGACAATCCCCAGAAAGGCATTATCAGTGAGTAAATCGCACCAGACTCGGGTGGATGAAAAACTGGGGAATTGGCTAAGACAAAATGCATATCCCAGAATAAAAACGGCGATAGTAATCAGCAAAGGAATATTGCGCTTTAACATTATTTTCGCCTCCGGAAGATATGGCTAAATGAGATCATCGGTGACTGCACCACCAAGACGGCTAATACCACGATAGCTTTAAGGACGAGGTTAAATTCGGGTTGATAACCTGAGAGTAAAATCCCAGTGTTCATCCCCTGAATAATCAAAGCGCCAATCACCGAGAGCAGAAGGTTAAAACGCCCCCCCATTAAAGATGCACCACCAATAACAACCGCCAGAATCGCGTCTAACTCCAGCCATAAACCTGCATTATTGGCATCTGCACCACGAATATCGGCGGTCACAATAATTCCGGCGACTGCGGCGCAGATACCACAAATCACATACACCGCAATGAGCACCAACCGAGTACTGACTCCCGCATTACGCGCTGAACGAAGGTTAATGCCGACAGACTCAATAAATAGCCCCAGTGCTGTTTTGCGGGTCAATAGCCACACAATAATCAGCATGCTAAACGCGATAACCACGGACATTGGCAAGTACATCAAGGTACTACTGCCTAATTCAGCCAGACCACCGCTATCAAATGTGACAATTTGTCCTTCTGTAATGAGCTGGGCAATCCCCCGCCCTGCCACCATGAGCATCAACGTGGCAACAATCGGTTGGATTTGAAACACCGCCACTAAGAACCCGTTCCATAACCCACATAACGCGCCAACAGCGATGGCAGCGGCCAACACGGTTGGTAATGGTTGCCCTGCGCTCGTCAATGTCGCCGCTGTCGCGCCTGCGATTGCCATTACCGCGCCAACAGATAAATCAATACCGCCTGTCGCGATAACTAATGTCATCCCCAATGCCAGTAAAGCGACTGGTGCACCTCGGTTTAAGATATCAATAATGCTGCCGAACAGCCGTCCATCCTGAATATGGATCGAGAAAAAGTGCGGGGCAACCAAACTATCGATTAATAAAATAACCGCCAGAGCACCAAACTGAGTGGCACCTTTCGGTAAGACCCATTTAACTTTACGCGGTCGTTGCGGCATCGATAGGCTCCTATTCACCATGAGGTACTCCTTATTACACCGCAATCGCCTGCATAATCGCAGGGACAGAAATCTCACCATGTTCGAGTTGTGCAATATGTCGACGGTCACGTAGGACAATGACGCGATCGGCATAACCCGCCAATTCTTCTAATTCAGATGAGATGATTAACAGTGCCAACCCTTCGTCACAGAGTTTCTCTATCAACCGAATAATTTCAGCGTGTGCCCCCACATCAATTCCACGTGTTGGCTCATCTAAAATTAAGAATCGTGGTTTTGTGGCTAGCCAGCGGGCTAGTAACACTTTTTGCTGGTTTCCACCGGAGAGATACTGAATTTGCTGCTCGGGGCTGGGTGTACGAATACCAAGTTGCTGGATAAATTCCTCAGCGATTTGAGTTTGCTCACGCATTGAAAGGGGCCGTAGCCAGCCGCGTTGAGCCTGTAAGGCCAAAATAATATTTTCTCGTACTGTTGCCGCACCGACAATGCCGTCCGTCTTGCGATCTTCGGGGCAATAGCCAAATCCGAATTTTGATGCCTTGCGCGGTGTTCTGATTTTGACGGGTTTACCCTGTATTTTGGC
The window above is part of the Yersinia massiliensis genome. Proteins encoded here:
- the yjfF gene encoding galactofuranose ABC transporter, permease protein YjfF — translated: MLKRNIPLLITIAVFILGYAFCLSQFPSFSSTRVWCDLLTDNAFLGIVAVGMTFVILSGGIDLSVGSVIAFTGVLLAKLIGTYGIHPAYAFVIVLFMGAMFGGLMGWIIDYLKLPAFIITLAGMFFVRGMSFIVSEESIPIDHPLYGTLANFAWKIPGGGRFTLLAFIMLMVVVFGVLLAHRTRFGHNVYAIGGNSVSAALMGVPVRKTTIKIYMLSSTLAALSGIVFSLYTSAGYALAASGVELDAIAAVVIGGTLLTGGVGTVFGTLFGVLIQGLIQSYITFDGTLSSWWTKIVIGILLFSFIAIQKLMSAFYLNRRARPQSPPLNPV
- the ytfT gene encoding galactofuranose ABC transporter, ATP-binding protein YtfT; amino-acid sequence: MPQRPRKVKWVLPKGATQFGALAVILLIDSLVAPHFFSIHIQDGRLFGSIIDILNRGAPVALLALGMTLVIATGGIDLSVGAVMAIAGATAATLTSAGQPLPTVLAAAIAVGALCGLWNGFLVAVFQIQPIVATLMLMVAGRGIAQLITEGQIVTFDSGGLAELGSSTLMYLPMSVVIAFSMLIIVWLLTRKTALGLFIESVGINLRSARNAGVSTRLVLIAVYVICGICAAVAGIIVTADIRGADANNAGLWLELDAILAVVIGGASLMGGRFNLLLSVIGALIIQGMNTGILLSGYQPEFNLVLKAIVVLAVLVVQSPMISFSHIFRRRK